Within bacterium, the genomic segment AATAAAATTTAGGGCTCTTCTATCAAGATAAGGGGGGAGGTCAGCCATAAAAAACCCGGGTTTTCCTCCCAAATCTAAAATAGAGGGTGACAGCCATTAACAATTATCAATTAATAATTATCAATTGACCATTATCAATTGACCATTGTTAATGGTTTAGTGACCATTATTAATAACTAAAGGGTCAAGGCGGATTCGGGGGTAATATGGTAAGTATGGAGGTATCAGGTGTCAGGTATCAGCCGTAAAGAGTGAGTTAATGTGATGTCTGACCTGTGATAGCTGAGGGCATTTACCTCTCGAATTCGTCTTGAGCCTAAGTAATAAGGGCCAGAAGAGCAGTTCCTCCAGGGCTAAACAAAATTAGGGCCAGGGCCAAACAAAATTGAGGTAGGGGGCGTTCCCAAAAAGTACCATGGGTGATACTTGGGGAGCGTCCCCTGCCTTTTTTGTAAACGTTCAGCCACTAAGGCACAAAGACACTAAGAGTTAACAATTCCCATTTGTAACTACTACTCAGGCAGATAGGCGGAAGACTGAGGCGCCGGCTTAAAGGATGGCCTGAAGAATGTGATCGGGTAGGGGAATGTGCGACTCAACTGCTCTGGACAAAAATCAGCCCGCAAATGGCCCGGCTCTACTGAATGGGCTTTCATTGAAAGAATTGGCTAACCACAGGCTGCCAGACCGCTTATTCCAAAATCAAGGAGTCGGCCACCAATTGCCAGAGGTATTTGACTTCAATATCCAGATCATATTCCTTAGTTAAGGCCTTCATTATCATGTCGCGGCAATTGGAACAAGAGACAATGACCATTTCTGCCCCGGAGTTCCTTATTGATTCTGCCTTGCGCCGGCCATGGTATTTGGCCGCATCCTTATACGGACCGGCCCACATTCCTGCCCCGGCCCCGCAACAATAGCTGTTTGACCTATTAGGATGCATCTCCACAAAATTCTCGCAGCACTGGTTAACGATCCACCTGGGCTCTTCATAATATCCCCGGCCAAAAGACATCTCTATCTTTCGACCATGGCTGCAAGAATCATGATAGGTAACCAGTTGTGGATGTCTGGACTTATCTATCTTTATCCGGCCCTCTTCCAAGTATTTCTTGAGCACATCATAAAGATAGACATAGTTCCAATCATTCAACGCCTCTGGAAACCATTTATGTATGCCCATTCGACAGGCTAAGGAACCACCCCCGCAGTCAGGCAGGATCATGGTCTTTGCCTTTAACTTATACATATTATCTACCTGGTGCGTTACAATGGCCTTGTGAAGCTCGTCATTAGCCGTAAAAAAGCCCCAGTTATATGAATCCCAGTTTTCTGAGGGAACGGTCCAATCTTCTTTAGCGGCATAGAATATCTTCCACCACCATTTCATATCATCCGGCTCGCCAAAGACCTCCTTGGAATTAGGAAAAAAGAGGTAATTAGCCCCTTCTTTATCAACTGGCACCTTAATTCCGGTAAGCCCTTCTGCTTGATCTAACTCTTCGGCGCTATCTTCCAGCAGCCAGAGGTAGTCTCCTTGTGGCACGCCGATGTGATTCCCTTTTTCCACGCACGTAACTGCTCCCTTATGAAGAGAACCCGGGACATCTTCCCTGGCTCGCATTGCCTTAAGGGTCTTCTGGATAGGCGCCATATCGACTCCCATCGGACACTCCCGGTTACATCTCAAACATCCCGTGCACACCCAGGGCCACCTGGAGGCAACCACCTCTTGTTCCAGCCCATAAGCCAGCATGCGATACACCTGTCTCGGGTCCATCTCATCAATGCCTGAAGATGGGCATCCGGCCACACAGGTCCCACAGGTTAAGCAGGCATTCATGTTGGCCGTCTTCAGAATTTCCCTGACTTTATCAGAGACATCTTTCGGTTGAATAATCGCTTCCATTTCTAAACCTCTAATTCAATGGCGAATCGTGAATCTGTAATCGTTCACCACATGATGCTGGATGCTCGATCCTTGATGCTCGATGTTCGATGCTCGATGCTGGATACTGGATCTTTTACCAGCATCGAGGATCGAACATCGAGAATCGAGAATCGAGCATCGAGGATCGAGTTTGTGCATTAGGGGCTGAACGCTTACCTATTTTTTTAATCTGCCATCCGCCATAATTTAATACTCCTTCGGCATCTCATTCAACTCGGCTAAGGTAAACACCGGCCCGTCCTTACAGACATAATACGGCCCGACATTACATCGACCGCAAATGCCAATGCCGCATTTCATCCGGTTCTCAAGCGACATGATGATAGTCTCTGGTGTAAAACCAAGCTCGGTCAGGACAGGTTGAGTAAACTTTATCATAATGGGAGGACCACAGACCAGGGCATAGGCATTATCGGCTGATGGAGC encodes:
- a CDS encoding (Fe-S)-binding protein produces the protein MEAIIQPKDVSDKVREILKTANMNACLTCGTCVAGCPSSGIDEMDPRQVYRMLAYGLEQEVVASRWPWVCTGCLRCNRECPMGVDMAPIQKTLKAMRAREDVPGSLHKGAVTCVEKGNHIGVPQGDYLWLLEDSAEELDQAEGLTGIKVPVDKEGANYLFFPNSKEVFGEPDDMKWWWKIFYAAKEDWTVPSENWDSYNWGFFTANDELHKAIVTHQVDNMYKLKAKTMILPDCGGGSLACRMGIHKWFPEALNDWNYVYLYDVLKKYLEEGRIKIDKSRHPQLVTYHDSCSHGRKIEMSFGRGYYEEPRWIVNQCCENFVEMHPNRSNSYCCGAGAGMWAGPYKDAAKYHGRRKAESIRNSGAEMVIVSCSNCRDMIMKALTKEYDLDIEVKYLWQLVADSLILE